One genomic region from Nymphaea colorata isolate Beijing-Zhang1983 chromosome 10, ASM883128v2, whole genome shotgun sequence encodes:
- the LOC116263291 gene encoding ubiquitin-activating enzyme E1 1, translating to MLPGKKAGEDDVKTESLLKKPRVDCLIATTNSNSSSHSLGTMAGNDRNPAEIDEDLHSRQLAVYGRETMRRLAASNVLISGMQGLGAEVAKNLILAGVKSVTLHDEGSVELWDLSSNFLFSEEDIGKNRALASVQKLQELNNAVVISTLTSRISKDHLSHFQAVVFTNGSLDKAIEFDDYCHHHNPPIAFIRAEVRGLFGNVFCDFGPEFTVLDVDGEEPHTGIIASISNDNPALVSFVDDERLEFQDGDLVVFSEVRGMTELNDGKPRRIKNTRPYSFLLEEDTTKFGEYEKGGIVTQVKQPKKLNFRPLRLALKDPGYFLLSDFAKPFRPPLLHLAFQALDEFVAKLGRYPVAGSAGDAQRLIDMVNALNEELAGDAKVGDIDEKVLQHFANGSRAVLSPMAAMFGGIVGQEVVKACSGKFHPLFQFFYFDSVESLPVEPLEPSDLVPSNSRYDPQIAVFGSKLQKKLEQAKVFVVGAGALGCEFLKNLALMGVSCGSQGKLVITDDDVIEKSNLSRQFLFRDWNIGQAKSTVAAAAAVLINPSLQIEALQNRASPDTENVFDDAFWESLDVVINALDNVNARLYIDSKCLYYQKPLLESGTLGTKCNTQMVIPHLTENYGASRDPPEKQAPMCTVHSFPHNIDHCLTWARSEFEGLLEKTPNEVNSFLSSPAEYKAAMRSAGDAQARELLERVIECLSVERCETFQDCIGWARLKFEDYFSNRVKQLTFTFPEDAATSTGAPFWSAPKRFPRALEFSVEDRDHRHFIMAASILRAETFGIKIPDWAKKLDNRELADAIKSVMVPEFQPKKDAKIVTDEKATSLTTASIDDAAVIDGLILKLEELSAVLAPGFRMSPIQFEKDDDTNYHVDLISGLANMRARNYGIPEVDKLKAKFIAGRIIPAIATTTAMATGFVCLELYKALGGGHKLDDYRNTFANLALPLFTMAEPVPPKEIKHQDMSWTVWDRWTIKENLTLRELLQWFRAKGLTAYSISCGQSLLYNSIFPKHRERMDRKVVDLAREIAKLEVPSYRRHFDIVVACEDEEENDIDIPLVSIYFR from the exons ATGCTTCCTGGAAAGAAGGCCGGTGAGGACGACGTCAAAACGGAAAGCTTGCTGAAGAAACCACGCGTCGACTGCTTGATCGCCACAACTAACAGCAACAGCAGTAGCCACAGCTTGGGAACGATGGCCGGTAATGACAGAAACCCGGCCGAAATCGACGAGGATCTGCACAGCAGGCAGCTTGCTGTCTATGGGAGGGAGACGATGCGCAGGCTTGCGGCATCCAACGTCCTCATCTCCGGGATGCAGGGCCTTGGCGCCGAAGTGG CAAAGAACCTTATACTCGCAGGTGTAAAGTCTGTCACCTTACATGATGAGGGGTCGGTTGAGTTGTGGGACTTATCAAGCAACTTTCTCTTCTCTGAAGAAGATATTGGGAAAAATCGTGCATTGGCCTCTGTGCAGAAGCTGCAGGAGCTAAATAATGCTGTGGTTATATCCACTTTGACTTCTCGGATCTCCAAAGACCATCTGTCTCATTTTCAG GCTGTAGTTTTCACTAATGGCAGCCTGGACAAGGCAATTGAATTTGATGACTATTGTCATCATCACAACCCTCCAATTGCTTTCATCAGAGCTGAAGTCCGAGGCTTGTTTGGAAATGTATTTTGTGACTTCGGTCCAGAATTCACAGTCTTGGATGTTGATGGTGAGGAACCACATACGGGTATCATTGCTTCCATCAGCAATGATAATCCTGCACTTGTTTCATTTGTTGATGATGAGCGACTTGAATTTCAAGATGGAGATCTGGTTGTATTTTCTGAAGTAAGGGGGATGACAGAGCTCAATGATGGAAAACCTAGGAGAATTAAAAATACCAGACCATATTCATTTCTTCTGGAAGAAGACACCACAAAATTTGGTGAGTATGAGAAAGGTGGCATTGTGACCCAGGTTAAGCAACCTAAGAAATTAAATTTCAGACCTTTAAGGCTTGCCCTCAAGGATCCTGGCTATTTTCTTCTTAGTGACTTTGCAAAGCCTTTTCGTCCCCCTCTGCTGCATTTGGCATTTCAGGCTCTTGATGAGTTTGTTGCCAAGTTGGGGCGATACCCTGTTGCCGGGTCAGCTGGGGATGCTCAGAGATTGATAGACATGGTTAATGCATTGAATGAGGAGTTGGCTGGTGATGCCAAAGTGGGGGATATCGATGAGAAGGTTCTTCAGCATTTTGCTAATGGATCAAGAGCAGTGCTCAGCCCTATGGCAGCTATGTTTGGTGGTATTGTTGGACAAGAGGTTGTCAAAGCTTGCTCTGGGAAGTTTCATCCACTGTTCCAG TTCTTTTACTTTGACTCAGTTGAGTCACTTCCTGTTGAACCACTGGAGCCTAGTGATTTGGTGCCTTCAAATAGCCGTTATGATCCACAAATAGCAGTCTTTGGTTCCAAGCTGCAGAAAAAACTTGAGCAAGCGAAAGTGTTTGTGGTTGGAGCTGGTGCACTGGGATGcgagtttttgaaaaatttagcCCTAATGGGAGTTTCCTGTGGCTCCCAAGGCAAGCTTGTCATTACTGACGATGATGTTATTGAGAAGAGTAACCTCAGCAGGCAGTTTCTGTTCAGGGATTGGAACATTGGCCAAGCTAAGTCTACTGTTGCTGCTGCAGCTGCTGTATTGATCAACCCTTCCCTTCAGATAGAAGCTCTGCAAAACCGTGCTAGTCCTGATACTGAGAATGTCTTTGATGATGCATTTTGGGAGAGTTTGGATGTTGTCATCAATGCCCTGGATAATGTGAATGCAAGGCTTTACATTGACAGTAAGTGCTTATACTATCAGAAGCCACTTTTGGAATCAGGAACTCTGGGAACCAAATGCAATACGCAGATGGTAATCCCTCATCTCACGGAGAACTATGGGGCCTCTAGGGATCCTCCTGAGAAGCAAGCACCTATGTGCACTGTTCACTCATTTCCACATAACATTGATCACTGCTTGACGTGGGCTCGGTCCGAGTTTGAAGGTTTGCTCGAGAAAACACCAAATGAAGTAAATTCCTTCCTATCCAGCCCAGCCGAATATAAGGCTGCTATGAGATCAGCGGGAGATGCTCAAGCTAGGGAGCTCTTGGAGCGTGTTATTGAATGTCTTAGCGTTGAACGATGCGAAACATTCCAAGACTGTATTGGATGGGCAAGGCTGAA GTTTGAGGATTACTTTTCAAATCGAGTGAAGCAGCTGACTTTCACGTTCCCAGAAGATGCTGCTACCAGCACTGGGGCTCCATTCTGGTCTGCTCCTAAACGCTTCCCTAGAGCATTAGAGTTTTCTGTTGAGGACCGCGATCATCGTCACTTCATCATGGCTGCCTCCATATTAAGAGCTGAAACTTTTGGAATAAAAATACCTGACTGGGCTAAAAAACTCGATAACCGTGAGTTGGCTGATGCAATCAAGAGTGTGATGGTTCCTGAATTTCAGCCCAAGAAGGATGCTAAGATTGTGACTGATGAGAAAGCTACCTCTCTTACTACAGCATCCATTGATGATGCTGCTGTTATTGACGGTCTAATATTGAAATTAGAAGAGCTTTCTGCCGTCCTTGCACCTGGGTTCAGAATGAGTCCAATACAGTTTGAAAAG GACGATGATACGAACTATCATGTAGACTTGATTTCTGGACTTGCTAATATGCGTGCAAGAAACTATGGCATCCCTGAAGTCGACAAACTGAAAGCCAAGTTTATAGCAGGAAGAATCATCCCAGCCATTGCTACTACAACTGCAATGGCTACTGGCTTTGTGTGCCTCGAGTTGTACAAGGCATTAGGTGGAGGTCACAAGCTGGACGATTACAGGAATACATTTGCCAACTTGGCACTGcctttatttactatggctgaaccGGTTCCACCCAAAGAAATTAAGCATCAGGATATGAGCTGGACTGTATGGGACCGCTGGACTATCAAGGAGAACCTAACCTTGAGGGAATTGCTACAATGGTTCCGAGCCAAAGGACTAACTGCCTACAGCATTTCTTGTGGACAAAGTCTGCTGTATAACAGCATATTTCCCAAGCATAGAGAGCGGATGGATCGGAAGGTTGTGGATTTAGCCAGGGAGATTGCCAAGTTGGAGGTGCCATCCTACCGTCGCCATTTTGACATCGTGGTGGCTTGTGAGgacgaagaagaaaatgacattGACATCCCATTAGTTTCCATATATTTCAGGTAA
- the LOC116262767 gene encoding protein DOUBLE-STRAND BREAK FORMATION, with the protein MPARNRMEEDATSVFAEQLSLFRSWLSLRRLNDPTLELLQSILVSGDVVSLDATCSALRTLLRNEISAVLEEASTKPAEEKFRVLSFFVCAFALAGDAERCLALRYEALLLRQDACTKSPWLEVSYDEWMTLAQDSFDNGFYSITNKCYDSAFSCIPSTVAVDPKGNLCQPQKSDHEKAQRLRDAAVALSASHSVQAQTSKYLRKKKVQQQIRHEEFSSDNGSTASNQFRKGINRRNMLKLRKFNFVQ; encoded by the exons ATGCCCGCCAGAAATAGAATGGAGGAGGACGCCACCAGCGTCTTCGCGGAGCAATTGTCCCTCTTTCGCTCCTGGCTGTCCCTCcgaag GCTCAACGATCCAACCCTGGAACTCCTGCAGTCGATCCTCGTTTCTGGAGACGTCGTCTCCCTGGACGCCACTTGCTCTGCTCTGAGAACGCTGCTGAGAAACGAGATCTCGGCCGTCCTCGAAGAAGCCTCGACAAAGCCTGCCGAGGAAAAGTTTCGCGTTCTCAGTTTCTTCGTCTGCGCCTTTGCCCTCGCTGGCGATGCCGAG AGGTGTTTGGCATTGAGATATGAGGCCTTGCTTCTTCGTCAAGATGCTTGCACCAAAAGTCCATGGTTGGAAGTGTCATATGATGAGTGGATGACGCTTGCTCAAGATTCATTTGATAATGGGTTCTACTCAATCACCAACAAG TGTTATGACAGCGCATTCTCTTGCATTCCATCTACCGTTGCTGTAGATCCCAAAGGCAATCTTTGCCAACCGCAAAAATCTGATCATGAGAAAGCCCAGCGACTAAGAGATGCTGCTGTGGCATTATCTGCTTCACATTCAG TTCAAGCTCAGACGTCAAAGtacttaagaaagaaaaaggttcaaCAACAAATCAGGCATGAAGAGTTCTCAAGTGATAATGGTTCCACTGCAAGCAACCAGTTCAGGAAAGGGATCAACAGAAGAAACATGTTAAAACTTCGTAAGTTCAATTTCGTACAATAA
- the LOC116263292 gene encoding zinc finger protein ZAT2-like: MSPHAILMKSVLTPHTTPTLSYRKSSPTLPSLFPPHHHSHQALLPYSTQNPSTSMSNNHHDTSVLSWPLTGKRGRKRQYAEALSPPSFLSEEYDTAHLLVMLSAGGKSDASTTANTTSTETTMVGGEEDSCHASPPEAKHSCTNCGKSFCSHQALGGHRASHRKIRGCSATDVKHVKQEEDADKKRKREKTVVELMMGCIVEPLKFDHEEPKNVRGSVISKGRTRRAYSHHECSICKKLFPTGQALGGHKRCHWERKKDTRHGTKSNPVLLLDLNQPPPVENDHQFCHMEGTSPFYV; the protein is encoded by the coding sequence ATGTCCCCTCATGCTATTCTCATGAAATCGGTCCTCACTCCTCACACCACTCCCACCCTCTCTTACCGGAAAAGCTCCCCCACTCTTCCCTCACTCTTCCCTCCCCATCACCACAGCCACCAAGCTCTGCTACCTTACAGCACCCAGAACCCATCAACCTCAATGTCCAACAACCACCACGATACCAGTGTTCTCTCCTGGCCCCTTACTGGTAAACGTGGTAGGAAGAGACAGTATGCAGAAGCTCTCTCTCCTCCATCCTTTCTCTCTGAGGAGTATGACACTGCCCACTTGCTCGTCATGCTCTCTGCTGGTGGTAAATCCGATGCCTCTACAACTGCAAACACTACTTCTACAGAAACGACCATGGTCGGCGGCGAAGAAGATTCTTGTCACGCCTCCCCACCAGAGGCAAAGCACAGTTGTACCAACTGTGGTAAGTCATTCTGTTCTCACCAGGCCTTAGGTGGTCATAGAGCAAGCCACAGGAAGATCAGAGGCTGCTCCGCTACAGATGTTAAGCATGTCAAGCAAGAAGAAGACGCTGACAAGAAgcgcaaaagagaaaaaacggTGGTGGAATTGATGATGGGATGCATAGTAGAACCGCTTAAATTTGACCATGAAGAACCAAAGAATGTCAGAGGCAGCGTCATCTCCAAGGGGAGGACGAGAAGGGCTTATTCACACCATGAGTGCTCCATTTGCAAGAAGCTGTTCCCTACAGGACAAGCTCTGGGAGGACACAAGAGATGCCATtgggagagaaagaaggataCCAGACATGGAACTAAGAGCAACCCTGTTCTTCTCCTTGATCTAAACCAACCGCCTCCTGTGGAAAATGATCATCAGTTTTGTCATATGGAAGGAACTTCACCTTTTTATGTTTAA